A region of Hippoglossus stenolepis isolate QCI-W04-F060 chromosome 7, HSTE1.2, whole genome shotgun sequence DNA encodes the following proteins:
- the nxf1a gene encoding nuclear RNA export factor 1 isoform X1, with the protein MQSLFHKKFYPNLVVTRAVNGEHGDFTRRREFRSADIVVEGGKPDYYDASRGSNHEHDDRTTPQFRNRKGRGSHKGRSYDRSRRDRPRGGHQGGFGGPGPRPRLDDIDGDVTMGEGSQDNGSQHRFNPYGKPGRKGEGRFDRDRRQGRGGGGRGGGGGFRGGDRGGGSGNGGGRNQSGWSKVTIPHGRKYDKKWLMTALQNICSIPFTAVQFHVDHDRAHFYVDDPSVSIALRKCSHKITDTDGYKVEVHVNPHSPPNFLLADLKPEHLEHLKQCMAKRFDGSQQALDLNNIRTDPDLVSNKVEVTLNRKTHMEAVITIIEENIPELTCLNLSNNRIHKLDELSELVSKVPNLKTLNLSHNELKSDRELDKVKGLKLVELWLNRNPLCLYFKDQASYISAVRQRFPRLLKLDGNDIPPPIGFDVETPTTIPPCKGSCFGSDEIKALILQFLQQYYSIYDSGDRQSLLDAYHDGASLSMTTPYSTQNPSRSSLGEYHKDTRNLKRIKDTTMRFRLLKHTRLNVVAFINELPKTQHDIASFTVDVNTYTNTLLSFTVSGVFKEVAVDGKSRDSTMAFSRVFITVPAGGSGLCIVNDQLFIRMATTEEIRRAFVAPAPTPSSSPVPTLTAPQQEMLTAFSQKSGMNLEWSQKCLQDNEWDFNRAAQIFTQLKADGHIPEVAFNK; encoded by the exons ATGCAGTCTCTGTTTCATAAAAAGTTTTACCCCAACCTGGTGGTGACACGTGCTGTGAACGGCG AACATGGGGACTTCACCAGGAGGAGAGAGTTCAGGAGCGCTGATATCGTGGTCGAAGGAGGAAAACCAGACTATTACGACGCTTCCCGAGGATCTAATCATG AGCACGATGATAGAACCACACCACAATTTCGTAACCGCAAAGGCCGAGGGTCTCACAAGGGACGGTCGTATGACAGATCTCGCCGAGACCGCCCGCGGGGAGGCCATCAAGGTGGCTTTGGAGGTCCAGGACCACGGCCTAGGCTTGATGACATTGATGGAGATGTAACCATGGGTGAAGGCTCTCAGGACAACGGCTCCCAACACAGATT CAACCCATATGGGAAACCTGGTCGAAAAGGAGAAGGACGATTTGACCGAGACAGGCGacaagggagaggaggaggtggtagaggtggaggtggtggcttcagaggaggagacCGAGGTGGAGGAAGCGGcaatggaggaggaagaaaccaGTCAGGCTGGTCTAAAGTAACA ATACCACACGGACGAAAATATGACAAGAAATGGTTAATGACCGCTCTTCAGAACATCTGTTCAATTCCCTTCACAGCTGTACAG TTCCATGTCGACCACGACAGAGCCCATTTCTACGTGGATGATCCCTCTGTTTCTATCGCTTTACGCAAATGTTCTCACAagatcacagacacagatgGCTATAAG GTTGAGGTACATGTAAACCCCCACTCTCCACCAAACTTCCTCCTCGCTGACCTGAAACCTGAACACTTGGAGCACCTGAAG CAATGTATGGCAAAACGTTTTGATGGCTCCCAGCAAGCACTTGACTTGAATAACATCCGAACAGACCCAG ACCTGGTGTCCAACAAAGTTGAAGTCACCTTGAATCGGAAGACGCACATGGAAGCTGTCATTACTATTATTGAAGAAAACATTCCAGAG CTGACTTGCTTGAACCTGAGCAACAACCGTATCCACAAACTGGATGAACTCTCTGAATTGGTTTCCAAGGTGCCTAATCTGAAGACTCTCAACCTTTCCCACAACGAG CTCAAGTCTGATCGGGAGCTGGACAAGGTGAAAGGCCTGAAGCTGGTGGAGCTGTGGCTGAACAGGAACCCTCTCTGTCTGTACTTCAAGGACCAGGCCTCATACATCAG TGCTGTGCGGCAGAGGTTTCCCCGGCTTCTCAAACTG gaTGGTAACGATATCCCCCCACCCATTGGATTTGATGTGGAAACACCCACCACTATCCCACCGTGCAAG GGCAGCTGTTTTGGATCTGATGAAATCAAGGCTCTCATCCTTCAATTTTTACAACA GTACTACAGTATATACGACTCTGGGGACAGACAGTCGCTTCTTGATGCTTATCATGATGGAGCATCGTTATCCATGACAACACCTTACTCCACCCAGAACCCCTCCAG GAGCAGTCTGGGAGAATATCACAAAGACACTCGAAACCTGAAAAGGATCAAAGATACAA CAATGAGATTTCGACTACTGAAGCACACGCGACTGAACGTGGTTGCTTTCATCAACGAGTTGCCCAAAACTCAGCACGACATTGCCTCCTTTACCGTCGACGTAAACACCTACACA AACACTCTGCTGTCATTCACTGTGAGTGGTGTCTTCAAAGAAG TTGCTGTTGACGGTAAATCCCGAGACTCCACCATGGCCTTCTCTCGAGTTTTCATCACAGTCCCAGCAGGGGGTTCTGG TTTGTGCATCGTGAACGACCAGCTTTTTATCCGAATGGCCACAACAGAGGAGATCCGCCGCGCCTTTGTAGCTCCCGCCCCAACTCCATCCTCCAGCCCCGTCCCCACCCTCACCGCACCGCAGCAGGAGATGCTCACAGCCTTCTCACAGAAGTCTGGCATGAACCTTGAATGGTCCCAAAA GTGTCTGCAAGACAACGAGTGGGATTTCAACAGAGCGGCACAAATCTTCACTCAGTTAAAG gCGGATGGCCATATTCCTGAAGTTGCATTCAACAAATGA
- the nxf1a gene encoding nuclear RNA export factor 1 isoform X2, with product MADGGHYYNEHDDRTTPQFRNRKGRGSHKGRSYDRSRRDRPRGGHQGGFGGPGPRPRLDDIDGDVTMGEGSQDNGSQHRFNPYGKPGRKGEGRFDRDRRQGRGGGGRGGGGGFRGGDRGGGSGNGGGRNQSGWSKVTIPHGRKYDKKWLMTALQNICSIPFTAVQFHVDHDRAHFYVDDPSVSIALRKCSHKITDTDGYKVEVHVNPHSPPNFLLADLKPEHLEHLKQCMAKRFDGSQQALDLNNIRTDPDLVSNKVEVTLNRKTHMEAVITIIEENIPELTCLNLSNNRIHKLDELSELVSKVPNLKTLNLSHNELKSDRELDKVKGLKLVELWLNRNPLCLYFKDQASYISAVRQRFPRLLKLDGNDIPPPIGFDVETPTTIPPCKGSCFGSDEIKALILQFLQQYYSIYDSGDRQSLLDAYHDGASLSMTTPYSTQNPSRSSLGEYHKDTRNLKRIKDTTMRFRLLKHTRLNVVAFINELPKTQHDIASFTVDVNTYTNTLLSFTVSGVFKEVAVDGKSRDSTMAFSRVFITVPAGGSGLCIVNDQLFIRMATTEEIRRAFVAPAPTPSSSPVPTLTAPQQEMLTAFSQKSGMNLEWSQKCLQDNEWDFNRAAQIFTQLKADGHIPEVAFNK from the exons ATGGCGGATGGCGGACATTACTACAACG AGCACGATGATAGAACCACACCACAATTTCGTAACCGCAAAGGCCGAGGGTCTCACAAGGGACGGTCGTATGACAGATCTCGCCGAGACCGCCCGCGGGGAGGCCATCAAGGTGGCTTTGGAGGTCCAGGACCACGGCCTAGGCTTGATGACATTGATGGAGATGTAACCATGGGTGAAGGCTCTCAGGACAACGGCTCCCAACACAGATT CAACCCATATGGGAAACCTGGTCGAAAAGGAGAAGGACGATTTGACCGAGACAGGCGacaagggagaggaggaggtggtagaggtggaggtggtggcttcagaggaggagacCGAGGTGGAGGAAGCGGcaatggaggaggaagaaaccaGTCAGGCTGGTCTAAAGTAACA ATACCACACGGACGAAAATATGACAAGAAATGGTTAATGACCGCTCTTCAGAACATCTGTTCAATTCCCTTCACAGCTGTACAG TTCCATGTCGACCACGACAGAGCCCATTTCTACGTGGATGATCCCTCTGTTTCTATCGCTTTACGCAAATGTTCTCACAagatcacagacacagatgGCTATAAG GTTGAGGTACATGTAAACCCCCACTCTCCACCAAACTTCCTCCTCGCTGACCTGAAACCTGAACACTTGGAGCACCTGAAG CAATGTATGGCAAAACGTTTTGATGGCTCCCAGCAAGCACTTGACTTGAATAACATCCGAACAGACCCAG ACCTGGTGTCCAACAAAGTTGAAGTCACCTTGAATCGGAAGACGCACATGGAAGCTGTCATTACTATTATTGAAGAAAACATTCCAGAG CTGACTTGCTTGAACCTGAGCAACAACCGTATCCACAAACTGGATGAACTCTCTGAATTGGTTTCCAAGGTGCCTAATCTGAAGACTCTCAACCTTTCCCACAACGAG CTCAAGTCTGATCGGGAGCTGGACAAGGTGAAAGGCCTGAAGCTGGTGGAGCTGTGGCTGAACAGGAACCCTCTCTGTCTGTACTTCAAGGACCAGGCCTCATACATCAG TGCTGTGCGGCAGAGGTTTCCCCGGCTTCTCAAACTG gaTGGTAACGATATCCCCCCACCCATTGGATTTGATGTGGAAACACCCACCACTATCCCACCGTGCAAG GGCAGCTGTTTTGGATCTGATGAAATCAAGGCTCTCATCCTTCAATTTTTACAACA GTACTACAGTATATACGACTCTGGGGACAGACAGTCGCTTCTTGATGCTTATCATGATGGAGCATCGTTATCCATGACAACACCTTACTCCACCCAGAACCCCTCCAG GAGCAGTCTGGGAGAATATCACAAAGACACTCGAAACCTGAAAAGGATCAAAGATACAA CAATGAGATTTCGACTACTGAAGCACACGCGACTGAACGTGGTTGCTTTCATCAACGAGTTGCCCAAAACTCAGCACGACATTGCCTCCTTTACCGTCGACGTAAACACCTACACA AACACTCTGCTGTCATTCACTGTGAGTGGTGTCTTCAAAGAAG TTGCTGTTGACGGTAAATCCCGAGACTCCACCATGGCCTTCTCTCGAGTTTTCATCACAGTCCCAGCAGGGGGTTCTGG TTTGTGCATCGTGAACGACCAGCTTTTTATCCGAATGGCCACAACAGAGGAGATCCGCCGCGCCTTTGTAGCTCCCGCCCCAACTCCATCCTCCAGCCCCGTCCCCACCCTCACCGCACCGCAGCAGGAGATGCTCACAGCCTTCTCACAGAAGTCTGGCATGAACCTTGAATGGTCCCAAAA GTGTCTGCAAGACAACGAGTGGGATTTCAACAGAGCGGCACAAATCTTCACTCAGTTAAAG gCGGATGGCCATATTCCTGAAGTTGCATTCAACAAATGA